One window of the Diachasmimorpha longicaudata isolate KC_UGA_2023 chromosome 9, iyDiaLong2, whole genome shotgun sequence genome contains the following:
- the LOC135166080 gene encoding uncharacterized protein LOC135166080 — protein sequence MAQGKLKVKTSTPGGKKTQAKGGKKGLQVQRRNNAPIKPKKSKFEEAHKLKQMITKTVNRAMENELRDKALEGKKSLTKKESKPPTSQKS from the exons ATGGCACAGGGAAAGCTGAAGGTAAAGACCTCGACACCGGGAGGAAAGAAGACCCAGGCCAAAGGGGGTAAAAAGGGCCTTCAAGTGCAGAGACGAAACA ATGCTCCcataaaaccaaaaaaatcaaagttcgAGGAGGCTCACAAGCTCAAACAGATGATAACAAAAACAGTGAATAGGGCAATGGAGAATGAACTTCGTGATAAAGCtctggagggaaaaaaatcactgactAAGAAGGAGAGTAAACCCCCGACGTCCCAAAAGTCCTGA
- the LOC135166077 gene encoding unconventional myosin IC isoform X2 → MGDQKLPEKTDLPTTGIMEQDLHERNRVGVQDFVLLEDFNSETAFIDNLRKRFKESLIYTYIGQVLVSVNPYKSLPIYNESTIHYYEGRNFFEAPPHIFALADTAYRSLAKENRDQCILISGESGSGKTEASKKVLQFIAAATGHKKKVDAVSGKLIGSNPVLEAFGNAKTNRNDNSSRFGKYMDIQFDFYGNPVGGNILNYLLEKSRVVHQSSGERNFHIFYQLLAGADDETLRKLFLKRNLDTYFYISNGTKGTVDTIDDVGQYRQVLDAMKTVELEQGEQDDLFAIVASVLHMGNVGFTEEEGVAQILKPGSVEAVASLLGCDVKKLAKAFTHRTIDAHGDVVISPLNRELAIYARDALAKAVYDRLFTWLVARLNKSLQPEHNRDNGVIGILDIYGFEIFQKNSFEQFCINYCNEKLQQLFIQLTLKSEQEEYQREGITWEHVEFFNNKVICDLIEEKYKGIISLMDEECLRPGDPTDLSFLEKLNSNLGCHPHYISHMKADIQTQKIMGRDEFRLVHYAGDVTYSVRGFLEKNNDLLFRDLREVMSHTSNSITHAIFDVKDLTSKKRPDTAVTQFKNSLNNLVDILMGKEPSYIRCIKPNDFKISGQFNDKIVLHQVKYLGLMENLRVRRAGFAYRRPYEQFLQRYKSLCPKTWPFYRGSAKEGVQLLVSHLKYSDNEYQMGNTKLFIRFPKTLFSTEDAFQRKKNDIAAIIQSKWKGRVQRQKYLRLKYSTIILQKYTRRWKARREAEKRRKAVATIRRFIEGFITRNGPPTDINAAFIELAKSQWLLRLSRTLPKGVLNDSWPPCPYACREASEHLKQIHKRYRAHVYRSSLSADDKQQLDLKVLAEKLFKNKKKSYSKSLGPRFIDDRLGNEFSTLKQNFIATILPTGETIKYSTPVIKYDRHGYKPRERILILTEMAVYILDTGKSLKLKHRLPYESIQELVVTGESDNLLIVRIPPELKKDKGDLILEVEHIIEALTKAIDITNNPRILNIVNKESVSHKLVSGKEGTIEFTKGTTPAITKNRQSGHLLVVASP, encoded by the exons ATGGG AGACCAGAAATTACCGGAAAAAACGGATTTACCAACGACTGGAATCATGGAGCAGGATTTACACGAGCGTAACAGAGTTGGTGTACAGGATTTTGTATTACTCGAGGATTTCAACAGTGAAACAGCATTTATCGATAACCTGAGAAAACGATTCAAGGAGAGTCTTATCTACACATACATTGGTCAAGTACTGGTGTCAGTAAATCCATACAAGAGTTTACCCATTTACAATGAGTCAACGATACATTATTACGaggggagaaatttttttgaagcaCCACCACACATTTTTGCACTCGCAGATACGGCGTATcg GTCTTTAGCAAAAGAGAATCGTGATCAGTGCATCCTGATATCCGGTGAATCGGGGTCTGGGAAGACAGAGGCGTCAAAGAAAGTCCTCCAGTTCATCGCAGCGGCGACTGGGCACAAGAAGAAGGTCGACGCCGTGAGTGGAAAGCTCATAGGTTCCAACCCAGTGCTGGAGGCCTTCGGTAATGCCAAGACCAACAGAAATGACAACTCCTCGAGGTTCGGAAAGTACATGGACATTCAGTTCGATTTCTAC GGGAATCCCGTGGGTGGCAACATCCTCAACTATCTCCTGGAGAAGTCTCGCGTTGTGCATCAATCCTCGGGCGAGCgaaatttccacattttttatcaGCTCCTGGCTGGGGCTGACGACGAAACCCTGAGGAAGCTCTTCCTCAAGCGCAATTTGGATACTTATTTCTACATCAGCAACGGAACAAAAGGGACTGTTGACACTATTGATGACGTGGGTCAGTACAGACAAGTGCTGGACGCTATGAAGACAGTGGAGTTGGAGCAGGGCGAACAGGACGATTTATTTGCAATTGTCGCTTCTGTTCTTCACATGGGAAATGTGGGCTTCACTGAGGAAGAGGGAGTCGCCCAGATTCTCAAGCCAGGATCTGTGGAAGCTGTTGCTTCG CTGTTGGGTTGTGACGTGAAAAAATTAGCAAAAGCCTTTACCCACAGGACAATAGACGCCCATGGAGACGTGGTAATCTCTCCCCTCAACCGGGAATTGGCTATTTACGCGAGGGATGCACTGGCCAAAGCTGTTTACGATCGTTTGTTCACGTGGTTAGTCGCCAGACTAAATAAATCCCTTCAGCCAGAGCATAACCGAGACAACGGTGTAATCGGAATTCTCGATATTTATGGCTTCGAGATATTCCAGAAGAACAG TTTTGAACAATTCTGCATCAACTACTGCAACGAGAAACTCCAACAGCTCTTCATTCAGCTGACCTTGAAGTCCGAGCAAGAGGAGTACCAGAGGGAGGGCATCACCTGGGAACATGTGGAGTTTTTCAATAACAAAGTTATCTGTGATCTCATCGAGGAGAAGTACAAGGGAATAATTTCACTTATGGATGAGGAGTGTCTGCGTCCTGGGGATCCAACTGATCTCAGTTTCTTGGAAAAGTTGAACTCCAATCTTGGATGCCATCCTCACTACATCAGCCACATGAAGGCAGACATTCAGACACAGAAGATCATGGGGAGAGAT GAATTTCGACTGGTTCATTACGCCGGTGATGTCACCTACAGTGTTCGCGGTttcctagaaaaaaataacgatcTTCTCTTCAGAGATCTCCGAGAAGTTATGTCTCACACATCGAACTCAATAACTCACGCTATTTTCGATGTCAAGGACCTGACGAGTAAAAAACGTCCAGATACAGCTGTaactcaatttaaaaatagtcTCAACAACCTCGTGGATATTCTCATGGGGAAAGAGCCGTCTTACATTCGATGCATCAAgccaaatgattttaaaatttcag GGCAATTTAACGATAAAATTGTTCTTCATCAAGTCAAGTATCTGGGACTGATGGAGAATCTGAGGGTCAGGCGAGCTGGTTTCGCTTACAGAAGGCCTTATGAACAATTTTTGCAGAGATACAAGTCCCTGTGCCCCAAAACCTGGCCGTTCTATCGTGGAAGCGCTAAGGAAGGAGTTCAACTTCTTGTTTCACACCTCAAGTATTCGGATAATGAGTACCAAATGGGAAA cacaaaattattcatccgCTTTCCAAAGACCCTGTTCTCAACTGAGGACGCATTCCAACGAAAGAAAAACGACATTGCTGCGATAATCCAGAGCAAATGGAAGGGCCGAGTGCAGAGACAAAAATACTTGAGGCTTAAGTACTCAACTATAATTCTCCAGAAGTACACACGACGTTGGAAGGCCAGgagggaggcagagaaaagGAGGAAAGCGGTGGCGACGATCCGAAGATTCATCGAGGGTTTTATAACGAGAAATGGTCCACCCACGGATATCAATGCCGCATTCATCGAATTGGCAAAGTCTCAGTGGCTCCTGAGGCTCTCTAGGACACTGCCCAAAGGAGTCCTCAATGACTCTTGGCCTCCTTGTCCTTATGCTTGTCGAGAG GCATCAGAACACCTGAAACAAATACATAAGAGGTACAGAGCCCACGTCTACCGATCATCCCTGTCTGCAGACGACAAACAGCAACTCGATCTGAAGGTTCTCGCGGAGAAACTCTTCAAGAACAAGAAAAAGTCTTATTCCAAGAGTTTGGGCCCCAGGTTCATCGACGACAGACTCGGCAATGAATTCTCTACACTTAAGCAGAACTTCATTGCCACTATTTTACCCACCGGCGAGACCATCAAG TACTCTACACCTGTCATCAAGTACGATCGTCATGGGTATAAGCCACGAGAGAGGATATTGATTCTAACGGAAATGGCTGTTTACATTCTCGATACTGGAAAATCGTTGAAGCTCAAGCATCGATTGCCTTATGAAAGTATTCAAGAGCTTGTGGTCACTGGGGAGTCTGATAATCTGTTAATTGTGAGGATTCCTCCAGAGCTTAAAAAAGATAAg GGAGATCTCATTCTGGAGGTCGAACACATCATCGAGGCCCTCACTAAGGCCATTGATATCACCAACAATCCGAGGATCTTAAATATCGTCAACAAGGAATC GGTTTCACACAAACTAGTCAGTGGAAAAGAAGGTACAATCGAGTTCACAAAAGGAACAACGCCAGcaataacgaaaaatcgacaaaGTGGTCATCTTCTAGTG GTGGCGTCTCCATAA
- the LOC135166077 gene encoding unconventional myosin IC isoform X1, translating into MGDQKLPEKTDLPTTGIMEQDLHERNRVGVQDFVLLEDFNSETAFIDNLRKRFKESLIYTYIGQVLVSVNPYKSLPIYNESTIHYYEGRNFFEAPPHIFALADTAYRSLAKENRDQCILISGESGSGKTEASKKVLQFIAAATGHKKKVDAVSGKLIGSNPVLEAFGNAKTNRNDNSSRFGKYMDIQFDFYGNPVGGNILNYLLEKSRVVHQSSGERNFHIFYQLLAGADDETLRKLFLKRNLDTYFYISNGTKGTVDTIDDVGQYRQVLDAMKTVELEQGEQDDLFAIVASVLHMGNVGFTEEEGVAQILKPGSVEAVASLLGCDVKKLAKAFTHRTIDAHGDVVISPLNRELAIYARDALAKAVYDRLFTWLVARLNKSLQPEHNRDNGVIGILDIYGFEIFQKNSFEQFCINYCNEKLQQLFIQLTLKSEQEEYQREGITWEHVEFFNNKVICDLIEEKYKGIISLMDEECLRPGDPTDLSFLEKLNSNLGCHPHYISHMKADIQTQKIMGRDEFRLVHYAGDVTYSVRGFLEKNNDLLFRDLREVMSHTSNSITHAIFDVKDLTSKKRPDTAVTQFKNSLNNLVDILMGKEPSYIRCIKPNDFKISGQFNDKIVLHQVKYLGLMENLRVRRAGFAYRRPYEQFLQRYKSLCPKTWPFYRGSAKEGVQLLVSHLKYSDNEYQMGNTKLFIRFPKTLFSTEDAFQRKKNDIAAIIQSKWKGRVQRQKYLRLKYSTIILQKYTRRWKARREAEKRRKAVATIRRFIEGFITRNGPPTDINAAFIELAKSQWLLRLSRTLPKGVLNDSWPPCPYACREASEHLKQIHKRYRAHVYRSSLSADDKQQLDLKVLAEKLFKNKKKSYSKSLGPRFIDDRLGNEFSTLKQNFIATILPTGETIKYSTPVIKYDRHGYKPRERILILTEMAVYILDTGKSLKLKHRLPYESIQELVVTGESDNLLIVRIPPELKKDKGDLILEVEHIIEALTKAIDITNNPRILNIVNKESVSHKLVSGKEGTIEFTKGTTPAITKNRQSGHLLVVINSL; encoded by the exons ATGGG AGACCAGAAATTACCGGAAAAAACGGATTTACCAACGACTGGAATCATGGAGCAGGATTTACACGAGCGTAACAGAGTTGGTGTACAGGATTTTGTATTACTCGAGGATTTCAACAGTGAAACAGCATTTATCGATAACCTGAGAAAACGATTCAAGGAGAGTCTTATCTACACATACATTGGTCAAGTACTGGTGTCAGTAAATCCATACAAGAGTTTACCCATTTACAATGAGTCAACGATACATTATTACGaggggagaaatttttttgaagcaCCACCACACATTTTTGCACTCGCAGATACGGCGTATcg GTCTTTAGCAAAAGAGAATCGTGATCAGTGCATCCTGATATCCGGTGAATCGGGGTCTGGGAAGACAGAGGCGTCAAAGAAAGTCCTCCAGTTCATCGCAGCGGCGACTGGGCACAAGAAGAAGGTCGACGCCGTGAGTGGAAAGCTCATAGGTTCCAACCCAGTGCTGGAGGCCTTCGGTAATGCCAAGACCAACAGAAATGACAACTCCTCGAGGTTCGGAAAGTACATGGACATTCAGTTCGATTTCTAC GGGAATCCCGTGGGTGGCAACATCCTCAACTATCTCCTGGAGAAGTCTCGCGTTGTGCATCAATCCTCGGGCGAGCgaaatttccacattttttatcaGCTCCTGGCTGGGGCTGACGACGAAACCCTGAGGAAGCTCTTCCTCAAGCGCAATTTGGATACTTATTTCTACATCAGCAACGGAACAAAAGGGACTGTTGACACTATTGATGACGTGGGTCAGTACAGACAAGTGCTGGACGCTATGAAGACAGTGGAGTTGGAGCAGGGCGAACAGGACGATTTATTTGCAATTGTCGCTTCTGTTCTTCACATGGGAAATGTGGGCTTCACTGAGGAAGAGGGAGTCGCCCAGATTCTCAAGCCAGGATCTGTGGAAGCTGTTGCTTCG CTGTTGGGTTGTGACGTGAAAAAATTAGCAAAAGCCTTTACCCACAGGACAATAGACGCCCATGGAGACGTGGTAATCTCTCCCCTCAACCGGGAATTGGCTATTTACGCGAGGGATGCACTGGCCAAAGCTGTTTACGATCGTTTGTTCACGTGGTTAGTCGCCAGACTAAATAAATCCCTTCAGCCAGAGCATAACCGAGACAACGGTGTAATCGGAATTCTCGATATTTATGGCTTCGAGATATTCCAGAAGAACAG TTTTGAACAATTCTGCATCAACTACTGCAACGAGAAACTCCAACAGCTCTTCATTCAGCTGACCTTGAAGTCCGAGCAAGAGGAGTACCAGAGGGAGGGCATCACCTGGGAACATGTGGAGTTTTTCAATAACAAAGTTATCTGTGATCTCATCGAGGAGAAGTACAAGGGAATAATTTCACTTATGGATGAGGAGTGTCTGCGTCCTGGGGATCCAACTGATCTCAGTTTCTTGGAAAAGTTGAACTCCAATCTTGGATGCCATCCTCACTACATCAGCCACATGAAGGCAGACATTCAGACACAGAAGATCATGGGGAGAGAT GAATTTCGACTGGTTCATTACGCCGGTGATGTCACCTACAGTGTTCGCGGTttcctagaaaaaaataacgatcTTCTCTTCAGAGATCTCCGAGAAGTTATGTCTCACACATCGAACTCAATAACTCACGCTATTTTCGATGTCAAGGACCTGACGAGTAAAAAACGTCCAGATACAGCTGTaactcaatttaaaaatagtcTCAACAACCTCGTGGATATTCTCATGGGGAAAGAGCCGTCTTACATTCGATGCATCAAgccaaatgattttaaaatttcag GGCAATTTAACGATAAAATTGTTCTTCATCAAGTCAAGTATCTGGGACTGATGGAGAATCTGAGGGTCAGGCGAGCTGGTTTCGCTTACAGAAGGCCTTATGAACAATTTTTGCAGAGATACAAGTCCCTGTGCCCCAAAACCTGGCCGTTCTATCGTGGAAGCGCTAAGGAAGGAGTTCAACTTCTTGTTTCACACCTCAAGTATTCGGATAATGAGTACCAAATGGGAAA cacaaaattattcatccgCTTTCCAAAGACCCTGTTCTCAACTGAGGACGCATTCCAACGAAAGAAAAACGACATTGCTGCGATAATCCAGAGCAAATGGAAGGGCCGAGTGCAGAGACAAAAATACTTGAGGCTTAAGTACTCAACTATAATTCTCCAGAAGTACACACGACGTTGGAAGGCCAGgagggaggcagagaaaagGAGGAAAGCGGTGGCGACGATCCGAAGATTCATCGAGGGTTTTATAACGAGAAATGGTCCACCCACGGATATCAATGCCGCATTCATCGAATTGGCAAAGTCTCAGTGGCTCCTGAGGCTCTCTAGGACACTGCCCAAAGGAGTCCTCAATGACTCTTGGCCTCCTTGTCCTTATGCTTGTCGAGAG GCATCAGAACACCTGAAACAAATACATAAGAGGTACAGAGCCCACGTCTACCGATCATCCCTGTCTGCAGACGACAAACAGCAACTCGATCTGAAGGTTCTCGCGGAGAAACTCTTCAAGAACAAGAAAAAGTCTTATTCCAAGAGTTTGGGCCCCAGGTTCATCGACGACAGACTCGGCAATGAATTCTCTACACTTAAGCAGAACTTCATTGCCACTATTTTACCCACCGGCGAGACCATCAAG TACTCTACACCTGTCATCAAGTACGATCGTCATGGGTATAAGCCACGAGAGAGGATATTGATTCTAACGGAAATGGCTGTTTACATTCTCGATACTGGAAAATCGTTGAAGCTCAAGCATCGATTGCCTTATGAAAGTATTCAAGAGCTTGTGGTCACTGGGGAGTCTGATAATCTGTTAATTGTGAGGATTCCTCCAGAGCTTAAAAAAGATAAg GGAGATCTCATTCTGGAGGTCGAACACATCATCGAGGCCCTCACTAAGGCCATTGATATCACCAACAATCCGAGGATCTTAAATATCGTCAACAAGGAATC GGTTTCACACAAACTAGTCAGTGGAAAAGAAGGTACAATCGAGTTCACAAAAGGAACAACGCCAGcaataacgaaaaatcgacaaaGTGGTCATCTTCTAGTGGTAATTAATTCTCTCTGA